In the genome of Aspergillus flavus chromosome 8, complete sequence, one region contains:
- a CDS encoding uncharacterized protein (expressed protein) — MITLLIPDCRIRTFRRWVSFLANVFELYELLLHWIVFQSPSNLLKKPWKMVHRVIGLIWRTGLSFLTEKPSYVKFNRAVPTPLMLGCQHPTVVITSVPIALVSTATTSTRHFDTPHEPK, encoded by the coding sequence ATGATAACGTTGTTGATCCCTGACTGCCGAATTCGGACATTCAGGAGATGGGTTAGCTTCTTGGCTAATGTGTTCGAGTTGTATGAGCTCCTGCTGCATTGGATAGTCTTCCAATCTCCGAGCAACCTTTTGAAGAAGCCATGGAAGATGGTGCATCGTGTGATTGGTCTTATTTGGCGAACAGGCTTGTCTTTCCTGACTGAAAAACCTTCATATGTTAAGTTTAACCGAGCTGTCCCCACACCTCTAATGTTAGGCTGCCAGCATCCCACGGTCGTAATAACCTCAGTGCCGATAGCCCTTGTGTCGACCGCAACCACAAGCACAAGACATTTCGATACCCCACACGAGCCCAAATAA
- a CDS encoding Nitroreductase-like protein: MGSAQVEFKNASTNTLLELVKARRTYYGLKAESPISDDAIQSIVETSVLHVPSSFNTQTSRVVLLLKEEHQKVWDIAIKAMEGLVAAGAVPKEAFENHTKPKLEAFRAAYGTVLFFVDYESLAPIKEKFAIYADKFDPFALESNAMSQYLVWTALESEGFGANLQHYSPLIDADIQKTWDLPASWKLDAQLVFGAPTSEPGEKEFAPLENRFKVFGKSA; this comes from the exons ATGGGCTCCGCTCAGGTTGAATTCAAGAACGCCTCCACCAACACTCTCCTCGAGTTGGTCAAGGCCCGCCGTACCTACTATGGTCTCAAGGCCGAGAGCCCCATCTCCGACGATGCCATCCAGTCCATTGTCGAGACCTCCGTCCTCCACGTCCCCAGCTCTTTCAACACCCAGACCTCCCGTGTCGTTCTCCTGCTGAAGGAGGAGCACCAGAAGGTCTGGGACATCGCCATCAAGGCCATGGAGGGCCTCGTTGCCGCCGGTGCCGTCCCCAAGGAGGCGTTCGAGAACCACACCAAGCCCAAGCTCGAGGCTTTCCGCGCTGCCTACGGAACT gtcctcttcttcgtcgacTACGAGTCTCTCGCTCCCATCAAGGAGAAGTTCGCCATCTACGCCGACAAGTTCGACCCCTTCGCCCTCGAGTCCAACGCCATGTCCCAGTACCTCG TCTGGACCGCCCTCGAGTCCGAAGGCTTCGGCGCCAACCTCCAGCACTACAGCCCCCTCATCGACGCTGACATCCAGAAGACCTGGGACCTCCCCGCCTCCTGGAAGTTGGACGCCCAGCTCGTCTTCGGTGCTCCTACCAGCGAGCCCGGCGAGAAGGAGTTTGCCCCTCTTGAGAACCGCTTCAAGGTCTTCGGCAAGTCTGCATGA
- a CDS encoding putative RTA1 domain protein, with amino-acid sequence MDFTFHEGVNGSSPWVEFYPYNPSQTAGYAFMAIFGITTVVHIILMFPYKAAYFIPLILGGICETFGYYGRAWSHNNRTLISSWALQQMLILCAPPFVAATIYMVLGRIIRAFDAEHLSPMRPKRITVLFVLNDVFCFFTQLGGAGVQITGDAKVMDIGRKVVIVGLVFALVVFLLFVWIAWVFHRRLAAEPTGVAAAHPGLNWRRYMWAIYGSCLVLMVRNLVRLVEFGAVKSALNQQEAYIYVFDAAMMFLSMGVLVFWHPGVLIKKARRAGEAGRLCAGMEDGGDGDGVPLAGYKGYQRC; translated from the exons ATGGACTTCACATTCCACGAAGGCGTAAACGGCTCCTCACCCTGGGTTGAGTTTTATCCCTACAACCCATCCCAAACAGCCGGCTACGCTTTCATGGCCATATTTGGCATAACGACGGTCGTACACATCATCCTGATGTTCCCCTACAAAGCAGCCTACTTCATCCCTCTAATCCTAGGCGGAATAT GCGAAACATTCGGCTACTACGGCCGCGCCTGGTCCCACAACAACAGAACACTGATAAGCTCCTGGGCCCTCCAACAAATGCTCATCCTATGCGCGCCGCCCTTCGTCGCCGCAACAATCTACATGGTACTCGGTCGCATCATCCGCGCCTTCGACGCAGAGCATCTCTCCCCGATGCGACCTAAGCGAATAACAGTCCTCTTCGTGTTAAACGAtgttttctgcttcttcaccCAGCTCGGTGGCGCAGGAGTCCAGATCACAGGTGATGCCAAGGTCATGGATATCGGACGCAAGGTCGTCATCGTCGGACTTGTGTTTGCGCTTGTGGTATTCCTATTGTTTGTTTGGATTGCATGGGTGTTTCATCGGAGACTAGCCGCTGAGCCGACGGGGGTGGCAGCTGCGCATCCGGGTTTGAATTGGAGGAGGTACATGTGGGCTATTTATGGGAGCTGCTTGGTTTTGATGGTGAGGAATTTGGTTAGGTTGGTGGAGTTTGGGGCGGTTAAGTCCGCTTTGAATCAGCAGGAGGCGTATATTTATGTTTTTGATGCGGCGATGATGTTTCTTTCTATGGGTGTTTTGGTGTTTTGGCATCCTGGTGTGTTGATTAAGAAGGCGCGACGCGCTGGGGAGGCGGGGAGATTGTGTGCTGGTATGGAGGACGGGggtgatggggatggggtGCCTTTGGCTGGGTATAAGGGGTATCAGAGATGTTGA
- a CDS encoding ATP-binding cassette transporter, which yields MGLELLSNGQLSAPRHWGTLSRESQQSALLATTQDKKDYFSLHSLSWTSKFLSLYTISISVLFILSSVTQLYVLRHKKTKVFPSCRIYIKMVLYMAAFGSQVFCLFPLPTAPVAALQIDFLAAATSSVALLFLGIVSFFEHHRAIRTSWSPLLYLLCSLLGDVLFLTSPEPSFQEQVTTWVVARLALLKAVLIFLESGNKESILMLHCRELPPEQLAGNFGKTFFAWIYPILRKGYTDILTPQDIPGLEGKLSSGRLRRNILQAWDQRRKPETTLTLPVTLLRLSKGAFLSAIIPRMFLIIFRYCQPALINAAVRFVHNGNENSNDRNYGYWLIVMAGIIYFGLAISTAVYHHQLNRLQIINRSALIALLHHRTLHVQSERHDNGGPITLMSVDVETLSTLGDMLHETWAYILEVIIGTTLLASQIKWLCLVPLVGVCCSSWMSAYVARHLQSRQRDWNAATQKRMAVTTALLQSIKSMKMLGISDSVKTWLSGLRGEEIQASIRLRYVLLAYNASANALGMFTPVITLVLYVLFARSKSNGALPAETAFTSLALLAMVTHPANMVMTIVPRAIASLANSERITNYLIQGTIEDCRLDIRQAQVGSGITETHKRAAVLLADVSIQSSHTSKPILKQLNCKVNKGSIVMCAGPVGSGKTTLARALLGEISPSSGVIYTSSKRIGVCAQEPWLPSGSIKEVICGGLQVDETWYEQVLLASELVKDLDTLSDGDGTEIRFPGLNLSGGQRQRVALARVLYARCEIVILDDTFRALDGKTEKVIVHNLLGPDGIFRNHGTTAIVITNSAQYFPLADHILVLSDSEIQRQGSWDKLQHDRQQIDKFMPDEREYRHISKGSEAQGSLQKDPRVDAAQDLTRQSGDLRLYGYYLNAMGVRNGLFMLMCTTSYSFFITFSQYWVKWWAEASDEQTAFYIGGYIILALVAWISTNGTMWSTCMRISPRGGAVLHSRLLDSIFGAPLSYFSNNNIGVILNRFGEDIELVDRQLPNAFQALGTQVFKLLVQATILFSVVPVMAITLPFCMVIVYFVQRVYLRTSRQLRFLEIESKSALYSSFVEMVDGLSTIRALQWQRKYTSDIVGTIDTSQKPAYLLFCLQRWLNLVLDLLIAVVAVGLVALAVTSRGTERATAIGLSLNMIILANTTLLRLVESWTSLEVSLGAIARLRSVVTETPQEENTGEQKLTAPTNWPVAGSIVVHGLEASYSPPNLALQNIHLDVKAGQKLLICGRTGSGKSTLLLSFLGLLDLQPGSIMVDNVDISNMSQTYLRRHCFITVPQDPFTLTAATLRFNLDPEGFLPDSVLIEVLENTGLWEHFCQSSKLNHSKSSEIEALLDRPMSSLPPLSAGQQQLLSLSRALAHKRAATAHGYSDLQTQLSVADRRPILLLDEATSALDPETEAVMQDVIEKEFTQKGYTVIIVAHRIGGMLKYFRDDIDAVVWMTEGRIERVVHTQAAVRLALKDDRGGGSNLCSTDLP from the exons ATGGGCCTCGAACTCTTATCCAACGGCCAATTGAGTGCGCCTCGCCATTGGGGGACCCTAAGCCGGGAATCTCAGCAGAGCGCGCTCCTGGCCACAACTCAAGATAAGAAGGACTACTTCTCGCTGCATAGTCTATCATGGACATCTAAATTCCTCTCTTTATAcacaatatcaatatcgGTACTGTTTATCTTGAGTTCCGTGACTCAATTATACGTACTACGAcacaagaaaacaaaggtgTTTCCAAGCTGTCGAATTTACATAAAAATG GTGCTATACATGGCGGCATTTGGGTCCCAAGTATTCTGTCTCTTTCCGCTTCCAACTGCGCCTGTAGCAGCATTGCAGATCGACTTTTTAGCAGCCGCAACTTCGTCAGTTGCGTTATTGTTCTTAGGCATAGTGTCATTCTTTGAGCACCATCGCGCAATCCGTACTTCGTGGTCCCCTTTACTATACCTTTTGTGTAGCCTGCTTGGGGATGTCCTGTTCCTGACTTCGCCCGAGCCAAGCTTCCAAGAACAAGTCACCACTTGGGTAGTGGCCCGTCTAGCCCTACTCAAGGCAGTCCTTATATTCCTTGAATCGGGCAATAAGGAGTCGATTTTAATGCTTCACTGTAGGGAGCTACCACCAGAGCAACTAGCGGGTAATTTTGGAAAGACATTCTTCGCCTGGATCTACCCTATTCTCAGAAAAGGGTATACGGATATTTTAACGCCGCAGGATATTCCTGGTCTTGAGGGAAAGTTGAGCTCGGGACGCCTGCGGAGGAATATTCTGCAAGCCTGGGACCAAAGGC GAAAGCCTGAAACTACACTCACATTACCAGTAACATTACTACGACTTTCGAAAGGGGCATTTCTATCAGCGATTATTCCTCGGATGTTTCTGATCATCTTCCGATACTGTCAGCCAGCCTTAATTAACGCTGCCGTTCGGTTTGTTCACAATGGCAATGAAAACTCAAACGATCGTAACTATGGATATTGGCTTATTGTTATGGCTGGTATTATCTATTTTGGACTGGCG ATCAGTACCGCCGTGTATCACCATCAGTTAAACCGGCTACAAATCATAAATCGCAGCGCTCTAATCGCACTCCTTCACCATAGAACCCTTCATGTACAAAGCGAGCGTCATGACAATGGAGGACCAATAACCCTCATGAGTGTTGACGTGGAGACTCTAAGCACGCTTGGGGATATGCTCCATGAAACATGGGCTTACATCTTAGAAGTAATCATTGGGACAACGCTGTTAGCCAGTCAAATCAAGTGGTTGTGTTTGGTTCCACTTGTCGGTGTTTGCT GTTCATCCTGGATGAGCGCGTACGTAGCGCGCCATTTGCAATCGCGGCAGCGAGATTGGAACGCCGCCACGCAGAAACGGATGGCAGTCACGACGGCCCTTCTTCAATCTATTAAAAGTATGAAGATGCTTGGTATCTCTGATTCTGTTAAGACTTGGTTGTCTGGTCTCCGAGGTGAGGAAATACAAGCTTCAATACGACTACGATACGTTCTGCTTGCATATAACGCTAGTG CCAATGCTCTTGGCATGTTCACACCCGTAATAACATTGGTATTGTATGTGCTTTTCGCAAGGTCTAAGTCCAATGGAGCCCTCCCCGCAGAAACAGCTTTCACATCTCTAGCTCTGCTCGCTATGGTTACTCACCCTGCAAACATGGTCATGACCATAGTTCCTCGTGCCATTGCATCGCTGGCAAATTCTGAAAGAATTACGAATTACTTAATACAGGGTACAATTGAGGACTGTCGATTAGATATACGGCAGGCTCAGGTTGGCTCGGGCATTACAGAAACTCATAAGCGGGCAGCTGTCTTACTAGCCGATGTGAGCATTCAATCTTCACATACAAGTAAGCCAATATTGAAACAGCTTAACTGTAAGGTCAACAAGGGGTCCATTGTCATGTGCGCAGGCCCCGTTGGATCAGGGAAAACAACTTTAGCTCGGGCGCTACTCGGGGAAATATCTCCCTCTAGTGGTGTGATTTATACGTCCTCTAAGCGCATAGGGGTATGTGCCCAGGAGCCATGGCTACCAAGTGGCAGTATCAAGGAGGTTATATGTGGTGGTCTTCAGGTTGACGAAACCTGGTACGAGCAGGTTTTACTTGCTTCTGAGCTGGTGAAAGACCTAGACACCCTCTCAGATGGCGACGGTACCGAGATCCGGTTTCCTGGTCTCAACTTGTCTGGCGGCCAGCGACAACGTGTG GCCCTTGCCCGAGTTCTATACGCTAGATGCGAGATCGTAATTCTTGACGACACCTTCCGAGCTCTCGACGGAAAAACGGAGAAGGTTATTGTCCATAACCTGTTAGGTCCTGACGGTATCTTTCGGAATCATGGTACAACAGCTATAGTCATAACGAACTCTG CCCAATACTTCCCCCTGGCAGATCACATTTTAGTGCTCTCGGACTCTGAAATCCAGCGACAAGGCTCCTGGGATAAGCTACAGCATGATAGACAACAAATAGACAAGTTCATGCCCGATGAACGAGAATACAGACATATCTCAAAAGGGTCTGAAGCGCAAGGTAGTTTGCAGAAAGACCCCAGGGTTGATGCAGCCCAAGATTTAACACGACAGAGTGGAGACTTAAGGCTCTATG GGTATTACCTCAATGCGATGGGTGTTCGGAATGGCCTTTTCATGTTAATGTGTACTACATCGTACTCTTTCTTTATAACCTTTTCACAATACTGGGTAAAGTGGTGGGCCGAAGCTAGTGATGAGCAAACCGCGTTTTACATAGGCGGCTATATAATCTTAGCTTTGGTAGCCTGGATTTCTACCAACGGTACTATGTG GTCCACGTGTATGCGAATTTCCCCGCGAGGAGGCGCTGTTTTGCACAGCCGACTGCTAGACTCAATATTCGG AGCTCCACTATCGTACTTCTCAAACAATAATATCGGGGTCATCCTGAACCG GTTTGGAGAGGACATCGAGCTCGTAGATCGTCAGCTACCAAATGCTTTTCAAGCTCTAGGCACTC AAGTTTTCAAGCTCTTGGTGCAGGCGACAATACTCTTTAGTGTTGTCCCAGTAATGGCCATCACCCTACCCTTTTGTATGGTGATTGTTTACTTCGTGCAGAGAGTCTACCTGCGGACGTCGAGGCAGCTCCGATTTCTCGAGATCGAGTCAAAATCAGCCCTCTATTCGAGCTTTGTGGAAATG GTGGATGGCCTTAGCACAATACGTGCACTTCAATGGCAGCGGAAGTATACTAGCGACATAGTTGGAACGATCGATACCTCGCAAAAACCAGCatatttacttttttgtCTTCAACGATGGCTGAATCTTGTTCTTGACCTCTTAATCGCCGTGGTTGCGGTGGGTCTCGTGGCTCTAGCCGTGACATCCCGGGGAACAGAGAGAGCAACAGCCATTGGTCTATCACTGAATATGATTATCCTTGCCAATACAACACTGCTTCGCCTTGTCGAATCATGGACTTCGCTAGAGGTCTCCCTTGGAGCAATTGCGCGGTTACGGTCCGTTGTGACTGAGACACCACAGGAAGAAAATACTGGCGAGCAGAAATTAACTGCACCCACCAATTGGCCGGTCGCTGGAAGCATTGTTGTTCATGGCCTGGAGGCTTCCTACAG TCCGCCAAACCTTGCTCTCCAGAACATCCACCTTGACGTCAAAGCCGGACAGAAGCTTTTAATATGCGGTAGGACTGGGAG CGGCAAAAGTACATTGTTGCTCTCCTTCCTTGGTCTGCTGGACCTCCAGCCCGGATCGATAATGGTCGACAATGTCGACATCTCCAACATGTCCCAGACATATCTACGCCGCCACTGCTTCATCACAGTGCCACAAGACCCATTCACCCTAACGGCAGCTACTCTTCGTTTCAACCTTGACCCAGAAGGATTCCTCCCTGATAGTGTGCTGATTGAAGTACTGGAAAATACAGGACTCTGGGAGCATTTCTGCCAATCTTCTAAGCTTAACCACTCTAAGTCCTCTGAAATCGAAGCTCTTCTAGACCGTCCGATGTCCTCACTCCCACCCCTTTCTGCAGGCCAGCAGCAACTGCTTTCCCTATCAAGGGCACTTGCTCACAAAAGGGCTGCCACGGCTCATGGATATTCTGATCTCCAGACACAGCTTTCCGTAGCGGATCGCAGACCTATTCTTCTTTTAGATGAAGCTACGTCCGCCCTAGACCCAGAAACCGAAGCGGTGATGCAAGATGTTATAGAAAAGGAATTCACCCAGAAAGGATATACGGTGATCATTGTCGCTCATAGAATAGGTGGCATGCTTAAGTACTTCCGAGACGACATCGACGCGGTTGTTTGGATGACTGAAGGGAGGATTGAGAGAGTTGTGCATACTCAAGCAGCTGTACGACTTGCGCTGAAGGACGATAGAGGGGGAGGATCCAACCTATGCTCAACAGATTTACCATAA
- a CDS encoding putative C6 finger domain protein: protein MDSATLNKIRSRRSHHKSRLGCKNCKRRRVKCDEKKPSCGNCVNHSIECDFSVSTPTSPSPSPPAASSAHQRYRFRQSKYQTLASPAPNEAQRPGGNSIAVQCDFSANISAMVGISFADLQLFHHYLISTYRTLTDEASDPYDVWSIHIPQWGIAFPSILHLMLALSALHLGHEKPELRHQYVMQANDHFTFGIRSVTTVLSQLNSENCQLIYMSAVMICLVYFGHGPRPGEYLVFSSQGQAEWLVLMRGVRSILATNHDKIFSGVLTPQTDDSIQSVSPELQGELRQHHDRIVELKTFIEIQTAGPEKDLYLSAVGSLPDTFDETYTMRSAGKDGVCLLPMVIGWIYRLPEPFVVLLEKKDPFALVILAQWSILLTYMTSSWLFVGWDQHVIKGIRASLEEEFYNWISWPETVISPRA, encoded by the exons ATGGACAGCGCCACGCTGAACAAGATTCGCTCTCGGAGATCACATCACAAGTCCCGGCTCGGTTGTAAAAATTGCAAGAGGCGGCGGGTAAAA TGTGATGAGAAGAAACCATCTTGTGGAAATTGCGTGAACCATTCCATCGAATGTGACTTCTCCGTATCTACTCCGACGtcgccatcaccatcaccacctgCTGCATCGTCAGCTCATCAGCGGTACCGATTCAGGCAATCCAAATATCAGACTTTAGCTTCCCCAGCGCCCAATGAAGCACAACGCCCTGGCGGCAACTCTATCGCCGTCCAATGCGATTTTTCCGCCAATATTAGTGCTATGGTCGGGATCTCGTTTGCGGATCTTCAACTCTTTCATCACTATCTAATCTCGACATATCGCACCCTCACAGACGAAGCATCCGATCCATATGATGTTTGGTCGATCCATATCCCACAGTGGGGAATCGCGTTCCCCTCAATCCTCCATTTAATGCTGGCCTTGTCCGCTCTCCATCTTGGTCATGAAAAGCCAGAGCTTCGACACCAGTATGTGATGCAGGCAAATGACCATTTCACATTTGGTATCCGATCTGTCACTACCGTCCTCTCTCAACTGAATTCCGAGAATTGTCAGTTGATTTATATGTCAGCGGTCATGATCTGTCTCGTCTATTTCGGACATGGTCCCCGACCTGGTGAATATCTAGTCTTCAGTAGCCAGGGACAAGCTGAGTGGCTAGTCCTCATGAGAGGAGTTCGCTCCATTCTGGCAACAAATCATGATAAGATCTTCTCGGGGGTCCTGACGCCTCAGACGGATGATAGCATCCAAAGCGTCAGTCCCGAATTACAGGGCGAATTACGTCAACATCACGATCGCATTGTCGAGCTAAAGACTTTCATCGAGATACAGACTGCTGGCCCCGAAAAGGACTTGTACCTTTCTGCTGTGGGCAGCCTACCAGACACTTTTGACGAGACTTATACGATGCGGAGTGCGGGAAAGGACGGTGTATGTTTATTACCTATGGTGATAGGCTGGATATATCGACTCCCAGAACCATTTGTGGTGCTTTTAGAGAAAAAGGATCCTTTCGCGCTCGTTATCCTGGCTCAATGGAGTATTCTACTAACCTATATGACCTCGTCCTGGCTCTTCGTTGGTTGGGATCAACATGTTATTAAAGGTATTCGGGCTTCTCTAGAGGAGGAGTTCTACAATTGGATTAGCTGGCCTGAGACTGTCATTAGCCCACGGGCCTAG
- a CDS encoding uncharacterized protein (expressed protein): MNCNSVALSVGGHMIFITSMLSLWARCLVTTVKTPNGLQTDKLVRHVGQLLHSPKPFNISLFLEAKTWLEHVKLATVEKYCY; the protein is encoded by the exons ATGAATTGCAATTCGGTTGCTCTATCGGTGGGCGGTCACATGATATTCATTACTTCAATGCTCTCACTATGGGCGAGGTGTTTGGTGACTACGGTTAAAACACCGAATGG ACTACAGACGGATAAACTCGTTCGTCACGTTGGTCAATTACTCCATAGTCCTAAACCTTTCAATATCTCGCTATTCCTCGAAGCCAAAACATGGCTTGAGCATGTTAAACTGGCTACCGTAGAGAAATATTGTTACTAG
- a CDS encoding kinesin light chain — MTIKEISPSHEDNIHPIVDIVAVHGLDESSHSAWTDAPTGCCWLSDLLAHDMPRARMLTFDYKADATTFFGSSSSSRISHHAQTLLEGLGTHRYLESCTERPIIFICHGLGGIVVKKALVTSAASTTMKLSHLHSVTTSTFGLLFLGTPHEGIEKAKWYLLSKGVKGILRQHSQLVASMEKNTETLQSITEQFTPLLKQFYIHNFWELRETVHGFSKGYVVSPSSAAPVDESERLISHVLDARKRILGEEHPYTLWSMNDLSKVYCAQSYPKDALELLIPTLDVAVRTLGRSHIGTLMTMSNLVHTHRMIGTPSNIRTAEAMLGDLISAQIKSLGPSHPDVYGAKLQLAQMYERKGQLSQAEIVYRDILSAEGESPGPRIHTSLKVKESLSEIYHMLGRLEAMPQVEAKL, encoded by the exons ATGACGATAAAGGAGATCTCTCCTAGCCATGAGGACAATATCCATCCGATTGTGGA CATCGTCGCAGTCCATGGGCTAGATGAAAGTAGTCATTCCGCTTGGACAGATGCCCCAACAGGCTGTTGTTGGCTAAGCGATTTGCTTGCTCATGATATGCCAAGAGCTCGTATGTTGACTTTTGACTACAAGGCAGATGCGACTACATTTTTTGGTAGTAGTTCATCGAGTCGGATATCGCACCATGCGCAGACACTATTAGAGGGGCTTGGTACGCATAGGTATTTGGAGAGCTGCACGGAGCGACCGATAATCTTCATCTGCCATGGGCTTGGCGGCATCGTCGTTAAGAAGGCCCTTGTCACATCTGCGGCTAGTACCACCATGAAGCTCTCCCACTTGCATTCCGTTACCACTTCTACATTCGGTTTGCTCTTTCTGGGAACACCACATGAGGGTATAGAGAAGGCCAAGTGGTACCTTCTCTCCAAAGGTGTGAAAGGAATTCTGCGACAACATAGCCAGCTTGTGGCATCTATGGAGAAAAATACTGAAACATTACAAAGTATCACTGAGCAATTTACGCCACTCCTGAAACAGTTCTACATTCATAACTTCTGGGAATTACGCGAGACAGTACATGGCTTCAGTAAGGGCTATGTCGTTAGCCCGTCATCCGCCGCCCCC GTTGATGAATCAGAAAGACTTATCTCCCATGTTCTCGATGCCAGAAAACGCATTCTCGGCGAAGAGCATCCTTACACATTGTGGTCCATGAACGATCTCTCCAAGGTGTACTGTGCACAGAGCTATCCAAAGGATGCGCTAGAATTGCTCATCCCCACGCTGGATGTCGCCGTCCGCACCTTGGGTCGGTCACATATTGGTACTCTGATGACTATGTCCAACCTTGTGCATACCCATCGTATGATAGGGACGCCAAGTAATATTCGAACGGCTGAAGCCATGCTAGGTGACTTGATCAGTGCACAGATAAAATCTCTGGGGCCATCCCACCCAGACGTGTATGGGGCGAAGCTACAGCTTGCGCAGATGTATGAACGCAAAGGTCAATTAAGTCAAGCTGAAATTGTGTACCGTGATATCTTGTCTGCTGAGGGTGAGAGTCCCGGACCAAGAATTCACACATCCCTGAAGGTAAAGGAAAGTCTCTCTGAGATATATCACATGTTGGGCAGATTAGAAGCGATGCCGCAGGTCGAGGCAAAGCTCTAG
- a CDS encoding cytochrome P450 monooxygenase — translation MLTLSFSALLGIALAWAIHRLAWKYSRLKRDNKLATQYGCEQPPRLRNWWPLGIDRLIQIWTADSEQRLMDLFTFPFKDVGYTLEQKFLGTIAFGTIDPENLEAIMTNINVFSFGLRRHILFPLLGDGIFTQEGKSWRHSRELLRPQFTRQHYRDLNIFRPHVDRLLHYLTGNGAATDLQPLFFRLTLDTTTEYLFGKSVNSLMPGEATKGQSFANHFDMAQNYVVQRFRLLDLYWLIGGPKFWRSCSAVHRFIDEIIDARMDSTEKDKDCNSKYIFFDAVARDSRTRRDLRDQLTNVLLAGRDTTACLLSWTFHCLARHPDVLGRLNVEIASVVGTNTDLTRDDFKRMPYLDQVLREVLRLYPPVPVNTRTAHKTTILPTGGAKDGTKPFMVREGENVAFCVYAMHRREDLYGPDAGQFRPERWDEDLPLFQNERTATWGYLPFNGGPRACLGRDIQGRKWLGWSSHQPEGIEMVTEEGQKMTIVLSLGDGCRVTLGR, via the exons ATGCTaaccctttctttctctgcgTTGCTCGGAATTGCATTAGCCTGGGCTATCCATCGCCTTGCTTGGAAATATTCCCGACTAAAG CGTGATAACAAACTTGCCACTCAGTATGGCTGTGAGCAGCCGCCGCGACTAAGGAATTGGTGGCCACTGGGCATCGATCGCTTGATCCAAATATGGACGGCGGATTCCGAGCAACGCCTAATGGACCTCTTTACATTTCCCTTCAAGGACGTTGGCTATACATTAGAACAGAAGTTCCTCGGAACCATAGCATTCGGAACCATTGACCCTGAGAATCTAGAGGCAATCATGACCAATATTAATG TTTTCAGCTTTGGGCTGCGCCGGCACATCCTTTTTCCGCTGCTAGGGGATGGTATATTTACTCAGGAGGGGAAGTCATGGAGGCATTCGCGGGAACTCCTCCGTCCACAGTTCACGAGACAACATTATCGAGATCTGAACATCTTTCGGCCTCATGTTGATAGGCTACTTCACTACCTGACTGGCAATGGAGCAGCTACAGACCTTCAGCCCTTGTTCTTTCGCTTAACCTTGGACACAACAACTGAATACCTCTTCGGCAAATCAGTCAATAGTCTTATGCCCGGAGAGGCTACCAAAGGTCAAAGCTTCGCTAACCACTTTGACATGGCTCAGAACTACGTTGTCCAGCGCTTTCGACTATTGGATCTGTATTGGCTGATAGGTGGACCGAAGTTCTGGCGATCATGCAGCGCAGTACATAGGTTCATTGACGAAATCATTGACGCGCGCATGGATTCTacagagaaagataaagACTGCAATtcgaaatatatattctttgaCGCTGTTGCACGGGATTCAAGGACTAGGAGGGATCTCCGGGATCAGCTCACCAATGTGCTTCTAGCTGGTAGAGATACCACGGCATGTCTATTGAGTTGGACATT TCATTGCCTGGCGCGGCATCCTGATGTCTTAGGCCGTTTAAACGTTGAAATAGCCTCCGTGGTTGGCACTAACACCGATCTCACCCGAGACGATTTCAAGCGAATGCCATACCTTGACCAAGTCCTGAGAGAGG TTCTGAGGCTCTATCCACCCGTTCCAGTAAATACTAGAACTGCCCATAAAACGACGATCCTTCCTACAGGTGGGGCAAAAGACGGAACGAAACCATTCATGGTTCGCGAAGGAGAAAACGTGGCCTTCTGTGTCTATGCCATGCATCGTCGTGAGGATCTGTATGGTCCTGATGCTGGCCAATTCCGTCCGGAGAGGTGGGATGAGGATCTACCATTGTTCCAGAATGAAAGGACAGCGACATGGGGCTATCTCCCATTTAATGGTGGGCCCCGCGCTTGCTTAGGTC GGGATATACAGGGGCGAAAGTGGCTGGGATGGTCGTCGCATCAGCCAGAGGGCATTGAGATGGTCACCGAGGAGGGACAGAAAATGACAATAGTGCTTTCATTAGGGGATGGGTGTCGGGTGACCCTAGGTCGATAA